A stretch of the Columba livia isolate bColLiv1 breed racing homer unplaced genomic scaffold, bColLiv1.pat.W.v2 Scaffold_132, whole genome shotgun sequence genome encodes the following:
- the LOC135577658 gene encoding olfactory receptor 14A16-like, producing the protein MSNSSSITQFLLLPFTDTRELQLLHFWLFLGIYLAALLGNGLIVTTIAWDQHLHTPMYFFLLNLALLDLGCISTIVPKSMANSLWDSRDISYSGCATQLFLFLFLITAEFYLLTVMSYDRYVAICKPLHYGTLLGSRACVHMAAAAWATGFLNALLHTANTFSLPLCKGNALGQFFCEIPQILKLSCSLSYLREMGLLVVSVCLGFGCFVFIVVSYVQILRAVLRIPSEQGRHKAFSTCLPHLAVVSLFISTGVFADLKPSSISSLSLDMVVSVLYSVVPPAVNPLIYSMRNRELKESIRKVMTVFFSKAVMK; encoded by the coding sequence atgtccaacagcagctccatcacccagttcctcctcctgccgttcacagacacacgggagctgcagctcttgcacttctggctcttcctgggcatctacctggctgccctcctgggcaacggcctcatcgtcaccaccatagcctgggaccagcacctccacacccccatgtacttcttcctgctcaacctcgccctcctcgacctgggctgcatctccaccatcgtccccaagtccatggctaattccctctgggattccagggACATCTCATACTCGGGATGTgcgacacagctctttttgtttctcttcttgattacagcagaattttatctcctcacagtcatgtcgtatgaccgctacgttgccatctgcaaacccctgcactacgggaccctcctgggcagcagagcttgtgtccacatggcagcagctgcctgggccactgggtttctcaatgctctcctgcacacggccaatacattttcactgcccctgtgcaagggcaatgccctgggccagttcttctgtgaaatcccccagatcctcaagctctcctgctcactctcctacctcagggaaatggggcttcttgtggtcagtgtctGCTTAggatttgggtgttttgtgttcattgtggtgtcctatgtgcagatcttgagggccgtgctgaggatcccctctgagcagggacggcacaaagccttttccacctgcctccctcacctggccgtggtctccctgttcatcAGCACTGGCGTGTTTGCTGACCTGAAACCCTCATCCATCTCCTCCCTATCCTTGGAcatggtggtgtctgttctgtactcagtggtgcctccagcagtgaaccccctcatctacagcatgaggaacagggaactcaaggagtctataaggaaagtgatgactgttttcttttcaaaagctgtaatgaagtga